One part of the uncultured Bacteroides sp. genome encodes these proteins:
- a CDS encoding TPM domain-containing protein, protein MDLLKKTILFLLLFVSFQAKAQDNAYTVESVPNVHLENKMRYVSNPGGLLSQEACAAIDSMLWKLEQKTSIEVAVIALPSIGHENSFDFALGIFNAWKVGKKSKDNGLVILLVEDQRTIRFITGYGLEGDLPDAICKRIQVKKMNPFFRNNNWDGGMVSGIQAVCARLDGSMTNDELNNEEGGNIMFLFFAAGGFIILLAFIGGIASWRATRCPKCKQHKLMRTDSKLLSYRHGVKREEVVYTCQNCGHKIIRETESSDDNYRGGKGGLGGGIFLGGLGGGLGSGGGGFSGGSFGGGMSGGGGAGSDF, encoded by the coding sequence ATGGATTTATTAAAAAAGACAATACTGTTCTTGCTGTTATTCGTTAGCTTTCAAGCAAAAGCCCAGGATAATGCATATACAGTTGAAAGTGTTCCGAATGTGCATTTAGAAAATAAAATGCGCTACGTAAGCAATCCCGGTGGGCTTTTATCTCAGGAAGCTTGTGCAGCTATAGACAGCATGCTTTGGAAGCTGGAACAAAAAACGTCTATTGAAGTTGCTGTAATTGCTCTTCCATCCATTGGACATGAGAACAGCTTTGATTTTGCTCTTGGAATATTTAATGCATGGAAGGTTGGAAAAAAAAGCAAAGATAACGGACTGGTAATTTTATTGGTAGAAGATCAACGCACAATACGTTTTATAACCGGTTATGGACTTGAAGGAGACTTACCGGATGCCATCTGTAAAAGAATTCAAGTCAAAAAAATGAATCCTTTCTTCCGCAACAATAACTGGGACGGAGGAATGGTTAGTGGTATTCAGGCTGTTTGTGCCCGTCTGGATGGTTCCATGACCAACGATGAATTGAATAATGAGGAAGGTGGAAATATTATGTTTTTGTTCTTTGCTGCAGGCGGATTTATTATATTGCTAGCTTTTATAGGGGGAATTGCTTCCTGGAGAGCAACACGCTGTCCAAAATGTAAACAACATAAATTGATGCGAACGGATTCCAAACTTCTTTCGTACCGTCATGGAGTAAAAAGAGAAGAAGTGGTGTATACCTGCCAGAATTGTGGTCACAAAATAATTCGTGAAACTGAATCGTCTGACGATAACTACCGTGGTGGAAAAGGTGGTCTGGGCGGAGGAATATTCCTAGGCGGTCTGGGCGGAGGTTTAGGTTCAGGAGGCGGAGGATTCAGCGGAGGCAGTTTCGGTGGCGGCATGTCCGGTGGCGGAGGTGCAGGTTCAGATTTTTAA
- a CDS encoding LemA family protein yields MKKSVIIAIAVVVLIALLGSSAYNSMVDKQESVTKAWSNVENQYQRRSDLIPNLVNTVKGYAKHEKTTLEGVIAARSKATQITVDPENLTPEKLQAFQKAQGDVTTALGKLLAISENYPDLKANQNFLELQAQLEGTENRIAVERGRFNELAKEYNAYIRKFPRNMFAGMFGFEKRPYFEAEAGSEKAPAVEF; encoded by the coding sequence ATGAAAAAGTCAGTAATTATTGCCATTGCGGTAGTTGTTCTTATTGCATTACTTGGTTCAAGTGCTTATAACTCAATGGTAGATAAACAAGAAAGTGTAACAAAAGCTTGGTCGAACGTAGAAAATCAATATCAGCGTCGTTCTGATCTTATTCCAAATCTTGTTAATACAGTAAAAGGATATGCTAAACACGAAAAAACTACTTTGGAAGGAGTTATTGCGGCACGTTCTAAAGCAACTCAGATAACTGTCGATCCTGAGAACCTAACTCCTGAAAAGTTGCAGGCATTTCAAAAAGCGCAAGGTGATGTTACAACTGCTCTAGGTAAACTGTTAGCTATTTCCGAAAACTACCCTGATTTAAAAGCTAACCAGAATTTCCTTGAACTACAGGCACAATTGGAAGGTACAGAAAATCGTATTGCAGTAGAACGCGGACGTTTCAACGAATTAGCAAAAGAGTATAACGCTTATATCCGCAAATTCCCAAGAAATATGTTTGCTGGAATGTTTGGCTTTGAAAAAAGACCATATTTTGAAGCAGAAGCTGGCTCAGAAAAAGCTCCGGCAGTAGAGTTCTGA
- a CDS encoding AIR synthase related protein codes for MSNQRYMQRGVSASKEDVHNAIKNIDKGIFPKAFCKIIPDILGGDPEYCNIMHADGAGTKSSLAYLYWKETGDVSVWKGIAQDALIMNIDDLLCVGAVDNILVSSTIGRNKLLIPGEVISAIINGTDELLAELREMGVGVYATGGETADVGDLVRTIIVDSTVTCRMKRSDVIDNANIRPGDVIVGLASYGQATYEKEYNGGMGSNGLTSARHDVFAKYLAEKYPESYDAGVPEDLVYSGNLKLTDPIEGISLDAGKMVLSPTRTYAPVVKKLLDALRPEIHGMVHCSGGAQTKVLHFVDNVRIIKDNLFPVPPLFKTIKEQSGTDWSEMYKVFNMGHRLEVYLSPEHAEEVIAISKSFGIQSQIVGRIEESDKKELIIKSEFGEFRY; via the coding sequence ATGAGTAATCAACGATACATGCAGCGTGGCGTTTCTGCATCAAAAGAAGATGTGCATAACGCTATAAAGAACATCGACAAGGGAATCTTCCCTAAAGCTTTCTGTAAAATTATTCCTGATATCTTGGGAGGTGATCCTGAATATTGTAACATTATGCATGCCGACGGTGCTGGAACAAAATCAAGTCTGGCATATCTTTACTGGAAAGAAACTGGCGATGTTTCTGTGTGGAAAGGCATTGCACAGGATGCGTTGATTATGAATATTGACGATTTACTTTGCGTTGGCGCAGTAGACAATATTCTTGTATCTTCTACTATCGGTCGTAACAAATTACTGATCCCGGGAGAAGTTATCTCTGCTATCATCAATGGAACAGATGAGTTACTTGCCGAACTTCGAGAAATGGGTGTGGGTGTTTATGCTACTGGCGGTGAAACAGCCGATGTTGGCGATTTGGTTCGTACTATCATCGTGGATAGTACAGTAACTTGCCGCATGAAGCGCAGTGACGTAATCGACAATGCTAATATCCGTCCAGGAGACGTTATTGTAGGACTTGCTTCTTACGGACAAGCTACATACGAGAAAGAATACAACGGAGGTATGGGAAGTAATGGACTTACTTCTGCCCGCCATGATGTATTTGCCAAATATCTTGCAGAAAAATATCCTGAAAGCTATGATGCCGGCGTTCCTGAAGATCTTGTTTATTCTGGAAATTTAAAGCTTACTGATCCGATTGAAGGTATCAGCCTTGATGCAGGAAAGATGGTTCTCTCTCCTACCCGTACATATGCTCCGGTTGTAAAGAAGCTGCTTGATGCTCTTCGTCCTGAAATCCATGGTATGGTTCATTGTTCCGGCGGTGCACAAACAAAAGTACTTCACTTTGTGGATAATGTAAGAATTATAAAAGACAATCTCTTCCCAGTACCTCCATTGTTTAAGACTATTAAAGAGCAATCAGGCACAGATTGGAGTGAAATGTACAAGGTGTTTAATATGGGCCATCGCCTGGAAGTATATCTTTCACCTGAACATGCAGAAGAAGTTATTGCTATTTCAAAGTCATTCGGAATTCAATCGCAAATCGTTGGACGCATTGAAGAATCTGATAAAAAAGAGCTGATTATTAAAAGTGAATTCGGAGAGTTCAGATATTAA